In Mastigocladopsis repens PCC 10914, a single window of DNA contains:
- a CDS encoding ribulose bisphosphate carboxylase small subunit — translation MSYYISPRFLDKLAVHITKNYLDLPGVRVPLILGIHGRKGEGKSFQCELVFERMGIEVTHISGGELESPDAGDPARLIRLRYRETAELIRVRGKMCVLMINDLDAGAGRFDEGTQYTVNTQLVNATLMNIADNPTDVQLPGSYDATPLHRVPILVTGNDFSTLYAPLIRDGRMEKFYWNPDRDDKVGIVGGIFEPDGLSRQEVEKLVNTFSNQAIDFFGALRSRIYDEQIRNFIHEIGIERVSQRVVNSTEGPPQFRKPNFNLSHLIEIGNLMVGEQQQVQNSQLVDEYNRLNRGRNYQPAPPPPVDTVVPNQITNSSNPSQRDNGHQKHHVSDTHLTLETQEQIREILSQGYKIAIEHVDERRFRTGSWQSCAIGTIDGKSDAISALESCLTEYDGEYVRLVGIDPKAKRRVVEKIIQRPNGKVAS, via the coding sequence CAAAGGCGAGGGTAAGTCTTTTCAATGTGAGTTAGTCTTCGAGAGGATGGGTATCGAAGTAACTCATATCTCTGGCGGCGAACTGGAAAGTCCAGATGCAGGAGATCCAGCACGTCTGATTCGTCTGCGCTATCGAGAAACAGCGGAACTCATTCGTGTGCGCGGCAAAATGTGCGTGCTGATGATTAACGATTTGGATGCAGGCGCAGGACGCTTTGATGAAGGCACTCAGTACACAGTTAATACTCAGTTGGTGAATGCCACACTGATGAATATTGCTGATAATCCTACCGATGTGCAACTCCCCGGTAGTTACGACGCAACGCCTTTACATCGTGTACCGATTCTTGTGACAGGTAATGATTTCTCCACCCTCTATGCGCCGCTGATTCGGGATGGTCGCATGGAGAAATTTTACTGGAACCCAGACCGAGATGATAAAGTTGGCATTGTCGGCGGGATTTTTGAACCGGATGGACTTTCACGCCAAGAAGTTGAAAAGCTAGTGAATACGTTCTCAAATCAGGCAATAGACTTCTTCGGCGCTTTGCGTTCCCGAATTTACGACGAACAAATCCGCAACTTTATACATGAAATAGGAATTGAGCGTGTATCTCAACGTGTGGTTAACAGCACTGAAGGTCCACCACAATTCAGAAAGCCAAATTTCAACTTGTCTCACTTAATTGAGATAGGCAATTTAATGGTTGGTGAACAGCAGCAAGTGCAGAATTCTCAGTTGGTTGATGAGTACAATCGATTGAATAGAGGCAGAAATTATCAACCTGCACCTCCACCACCTGTTGATACAGTAGTACCTAATCAAATAACCAATAGCTCAAACCCATCCCAAAGAGACAATGGACACCAGAAACACCACGTATCAGATACTCATTTAACTTTGGAGACACAAGAACAGATACGTGAAATTTTGTCACAGGGTTACAAAATAGCCATTGAACACGTAGACGAACGACGATTCCGCACAGGTTCTTGGCAAAGTTGCGCCATTGGTACAATTGATGGCAAATCAGATGCAATATCAGCTTTGGAATCTTGTTTAACAGAGTATGACGGCGAGTATGTACGCTTGGTAGGAATTGATCCAAAGGCGAAACGGCGAGTTGTAGAAAAGATTATTCAACGCCCGAATGGGAAAGTTGCTAGTTGA
- a CDS encoding peptidoglycan-binding domain-containing protein, producing the protein MTTNSVILKEGSKGAEVIKLQEALKKLNFYSGAADGIFGSQTKAAVIKFQQAQGLVADGIVGSTTWSKLNELLNKQPATRWRRMTQAEETDEIKELINSRLGVAALNQVALENFVRFDCTRSFYINEEFGGFQTLMRVKCSTPSGASSAIAYDEIRIIFNRFEGNIEDFEIERVSQETPAKIVLPD; encoded by the coding sequence ATGACAACAAATTCCGTGATTCTCAAAGAAGGCTCAAAAGGAGCAGAAGTCATCAAGCTACAAGAAGCATTGAAAAAACTTAATTTTTACTCTGGTGCTGCTGATGGCATTTTTGGATCACAAACCAAAGCAGCCGTGATTAAATTTCAGCAGGCGCAAGGGCTTGTTGCTGATGGAATTGTTGGTTCCACAACATGGTCTAAATTGAATGAACTATTAAATAAACAGCCAGCAACCAGATGGCGACGGATGACACAAGCAGAAGAGACAGATGAAATTAAAGAACTCATTAACAGTCGCTTGGGTGTAGCTGCACTAAATCAGGTCGCACTAGAAAACTTTGTTCGTTTTGATTGCACAAGAAGCTTTTATATCAACGAAGAATTTGGTGGGTTTCAAACCTTGATGCGGGTTAAGTGTAGCACACCAAGCGGAGCCTCCAGCGCGATCGCCTATGACGAAATCCGAATTATCTTCAATCGCTTTGAAGGCAATATTGAAGATTTTGAAATCGAGCGAGTCTCACAAGAAACTCCTGCCAAAATTGTGCTACCAGATTAG
- a CDS encoding lysozyme inhibitor LprI family protein, translating to MSKKGTLALILIANSLFFVVASHTPAALGETMSQKIDCNKAASTPEMKYCSQQSYQAADKRLNQVYKKVISSLNSEQKQILTAAQQAWIKFRDNNCDFEVYGNRGGTGYEIFRNGCLERLTTQRTKDLENFISSR from the coding sequence ATGTCTAAAAAAGGAACTCTTGCACTCATACTCATAGCTAACTCCCTATTTTTCGTTGTAGCAAGTCACACTCCAGCAGCGTTAGGAGAGACAATGAGTCAAAAAATTGACTGCAATAAGGCAGCCTCGACACCAGAAATGAAATACTGTTCTCAGCAGTCGTATCAAGCCGCAGATAAACGACTAAATCAAGTGTATAAAAAAGTTATATCTAGCTTAAATAGTGAGCAGAAGCAAATACTAACAGCAGCACAGCAAGCGTGGATTAAGTTTCGCGATAACAACTGTGATTTTGAGGTTTATGGTAACCGTGGTGGGACAGGTTATGAAATCTTTCGTAATGGGTGCCTAGAGCGCTTAACAACTCAACGTACAAAAGATTTAGAAAATTTTATATCATCCCGGTAG
- a CDS encoding 2'-5' RNA ligase family protein: MLPSQRLFFIALLPSQEIQDYANQIKQYFADQYASRHAQKSPPHITLQPPFEWVDVNVPKLEKCLGDFACRRESVPIVLNGFAAFAPRVIYINVDRTPELQALQADLMAHLESNLEIVDKVGKTRPFAPHMTVAFKDLTRQNFKAAWSEFEKRPLYFEFTASCLTLLLHDGKRWNVKTEFPFLSSTP, from the coding sequence ATGCTGCCATCACAGAGACTTTTTTTTATAGCCCTTCTGCCATCGCAGGAAATTCAAGACTACGCTAACCAAATTAAGCAATACTTTGCTGATCAGTATGCCAGTCGTCACGCACAAAAATCTCCACCGCACATCACCCTGCAACCACCCTTTGAATGGGTTGATGTCAACGTGCCAAAACTGGAAAAATGCCTTGGAGATTTTGCTTGTCGTCGAGAGTCAGTGCCTATCGTACTAAATGGGTTTGCTGCCTTTGCCCCCCGCGTCATTTATATTAATGTGGACAGAACTCCAGAACTGCAGGCTTTACAGGCTGATTTAATGGCGCATCTGGAGAGCAACTTGGAAATTGTTGACAAGGTGGGGAAAACTCGTCCCTTTGCTCCTCACATGACGGTTGCGTTTAAAGATTTAACAAGGCAAAACTTTAAAGCTGCTTGGTCTGAATTTGAAAAGCGTCCGCTGTATTTTGAGTTTACTGCTTCCTGCTTAACGCTGTTGCTGCATGATGGTAAGCGGTGGAATGTCAAAACTGAGTTTCCCTTTTTATCTTCCACTCCCTGA
- a CDS encoding phasin family protein: protein MPGFGDIVKKAFYLGVGLASYAGEKAGGTISELRSQVQKLADEMVARGEMTTDEARRFVEDMMKQAQQAPTSDVTANKTPPSEPRRIEIIEEDEPTTVKVTQPTEDVDKMREQVRQMQEELRKLQRDK, encoded by the coding sequence ATGCCCGGTTTTGGAGATATTGTTAAAAAAGCTTTTTACCTTGGTGTTGGGTTGGCTTCTTACGCGGGAGAGAAAGCAGGCGGGACAATAAGCGAACTGCGATCGCAAGTCCAAAAGCTGGCAGATGAAATGGTTGCGCGGGGAGAAATGACGACAGATGAAGCCCGGCGCTTTGTCGAAGACATGATGAAGCAAGCCCAGCAAGCACCGACATCTGATGTAACAGCGAACAAAACACCTCCCTCTGAACCTCGTCGCATAGAAATAATAGAGGAAGATGAACCAACTACCGTAAAAGTGACCCAACCCACAGAGGATGTTGATAAGATGCGTGAGCAAGTCAGACAAATGCAGGAAGAACTGCGTAAGTTGCAACGCGATAAGTAG
- the queF gene encoding preQ(1) synthase, producing the protein MEMKYGERNIAEGQLITFPNPRIGRRYDINITLPEFTCKCPFSGYPDFATIHITYIPDERVVELKALKLYINSYRDRYISHEETANQILDDFVAACDPIDVTVKADFTPRGNVHTVIEVRHQKS; encoded by the coding sequence ATGGAAATGAAATATGGAGAACGCAACATTGCGGAAGGACAACTCATCACATTTCCCAACCCACGTATAGGAAGGCGATACGACATTAACATTACCTTGCCTGAGTTTACGTGTAAATGCCCGTTTTCGGGCTATCCTGACTTTGCCACGATTCACATTACCTACATCCCTGATGAACGGGTGGTGGAATTGAAGGCGCTAAAGCTCTATATTAATAGCTATCGCGATCGCTATATTTCCCACGAAGAAACTGCAAATCAAATTTTAGACGATTTTGTTGCCGCCTGTGACCCAATAGATGTCACCGTCAAAGCAGACTTCACACCTCGCGGTAATGTACATACAGTGATTGAAGTGCGACATCAAAAGTCATAA
- a CDS encoding glycosyltransferase, producing the protein MRSGVAEFEDEITKQNCSNTSSLRRQSLMGETPKTTLPRLYVSGFKLNSYCHSATPNLMSLIILTTIGSFGDLHPKIAIALELRKRGHDIVFATHKEYQSKIEALGFEFHRMRPDNTALNDPQEMAQMMDLQTGSEYIVRKWVCPSLRQMYADLMNAAKNADFMLAGEGVTVARMVAEKLGIRWASSAMAPISFFSAYDPSVLPVFPFLAKLRRFGLFANRGVINFAKLVTKSWAEPVHEFRRELGLPTLTGNPFIDDKFSPYLVLALFSPVLGKPQPDWVANTVMAGFTFYDGSSDKTELMPQLKKFLNAGEPPIVFTLGSAAVMSPGNFYRESIKAAKHLNRRAVLLMGKNPPPENLSKDILAVSYVPYSQIFPHACAIVHQGGIGTTAQALRAGHPSLVMPYSHDQPDNAARVQRLGTSRTIKRKQYSASRVVKELHQLLDNPSYAASSAEIGRIVQAENGVGVACDAIEKHLNEFG; encoded by the coding sequence GTGCGATCAGGCGTTGCTGAATTTGAGGATGAAATAACAAAACAAAATTGCTCAAACACTAGTTCTCTACGACGGCAGTCGCTCATGGGGGAAACCCCCAAGACCACGCTGCCTCGCCTTTACGTCTCTGGTTTTAAACTCAATTCATACTGTCACTCAGCAACGCCAAATTTAATGAGTTTAATTATTTTAACCACCATCGGTTCCTTTGGTGACTTACATCCCAAAATTGCGATCGCCCTGGAATTAAGAAAACGCGGTCACGATATTGTATTTGCAACCCACAAAGAATATCAATCCAAAATTGAAGCTTTGGGATTTGAGTTTCATCGGATGCGCCCCGATAATACCGCTCTTAACGACCCGCAAGAGATGGCGCAAATGATGGATTTGCAAACAGGCTCGGAGTATATTGTCCGCAAGTGGGTCTGTCCCAGTTTACGCCAGATGTATGCAGACTTAATGAACGCTGCGAAAAATGCAGATTTTATGCTTGCAGGTGAAGGAGTGACTGTAGCTCGAATGGTGGCGGAAAAATTAGGAATTCGGTGGGCATCAAGTGCTATGGCTCCAATCTCGTTTTTCTCTGCCTATGACCCATCCGTGTTGCCTGTATTTCCATTTCTAGCCAAGCTACGTCGGTTTGGCTTATTTGCTAACCGGGGAGTTATCAACTTTGCCAAGCTTGTTACTAAATCTTGGGCAGAACCCGTCCATGAATTTCGCCGTGAACTTGGATTACCGACCTTAACTGGCAATCCTTTTATTGACGACAAATTTTCACCTTACCTTGTCCTTGCTCTGTTTTCCCCTGTTCTGGGAAAACCCCAACCTGATTGGGTTGCAAACACAGTCATGGCAGGTTTCACCTTTTATGATGGTAGTTCGGACAAAACCGAACTCATGCCACAACTCAAGAAATTTTTAAATGCAGGGGAACCGCCAATAGTTTTTACCCTTGGTTCTGCCGCAGTTATGTCTCCTGGCAATTTTTATCGGGAAAGCATCAAAGCCGCAAAGCACCTTAATCGCCGTGCTGTGCTGTTAATGGGTAAAAATCCGCCTCCAGAAAATCTTTCAAAAGATATTCTTGCAGTTAGCTATGTACCATACTCGCAAATTTTCCCTCACGCTTGTGCAATTGTCCATCAAGGAGGAATTGGGACAACAGCCCAAGCATTACGGGCTGGTCATCCTAGCTTAGTCATGCCCTACAGCCACGATCAACCGGATAATGCAGCACGAGTCCAACGCTTGGGAACTTCGCGCACGATTAAGCGCAAACAATATTCAGCGTCACGGGTTGTAAAAGAGTTGCATCAGTTGTTGGATAATCCCAGCTATGCAGCTTCTTCAGCGGAAATTGGACGCATTGTGCAGGCAGAAAATGGCGTGGGTGTGGCTTGTGATGCGATTGAAAAACATTTGAATGAGTTTGGTTAA
- a CDS encoding cytochrome c biogenesis protein has product MTIENSVSKKSIWSAFGQFLRQELLPVLTDLRLAIVMLLVIALLSVTGTIIEQGQSLAFYQANYPEHPALFGFLSWKVILTVGLDHVYRTWWFLALLIFFGTSLTACTFTRQLPALKAARRWKFYDEPRQFQKLALSAELDHGSVNSLTQLLQNRRYKIFQEKEDILYARKGIIGRIGPIIVHVGIVTILLGSIWGAMTGFVAQEMVASGNIFQVKNIIDAGPWATGQPKDWSVRVNRFWIDYTPSGGIDQFYSDMSVLDNQGQEVDRKTIFVNSPLRYHGVTFYQTDWGISAVRVRVNKSPIFQIPMAQLNTNGNGRIWGTWIPTKPDLSEGVSLLAKDLQGMVLIYDATGKLVNTVRTGMSTQVNGVTLKILDVVGSTGLQIKADPGIPIVYTGFALLMLGVTMSYFSHSQIWALCKDGRLYVGGKTNRAQVAFEQEMLQILDRLSLPPEGEEKAVALNPQISHPEI; this is encoded by the coding sequence ATGACTATAGAAAATTCAGTTTCCAAAAAATCTATATGGTCAGCTTTTGGGCAGTTCTTGCGACAAGAGTTATTGCCTGTGCTGACAGATTTACGTTTAGCAATTGTGATGCTATTGGTTATTGCACTCTTGAGCGTCACTGGCACGATCATTGAGCAAGGTCAATCGCTAGCATTTTACCAAGCTAACTATCCAGAACACCCGGCTTTATTTGGTTTTCTTTCCTGGAAAGTCATCTTAACAGTGGGATTGGATCATGTTTACCGAACTTGGTGGTTTTTAGCTTTACTCATTTTTTTTGGAACAAGCTTAACTGCTTGTACCTTTACTCGTCAGCTACCTGCTTTAAAAGCTGCGCGTCGGTGGAAATTTTACGACGAACCCCGCCAATTTCAAAAGTTAGCTTTGAGTGCAGAACTTGATCATGGTTCCGTGAATTCCCTGACTCAGCTTTTGCAAAATCGCCGCTACAAAATTTTTCAAGAGAAAGAGGATATTCTTTACGCCCGCAAAGGTATTATCGGACGCATTGGACCCATCATAGTTCATGTGGGTATTGTGACAATTCTTTTGGGGTCTATTTGGGGGGCTATGACTGGTTTTGTTGCCCAGGAAATGGTTGCCAGTGGTAACATCTTTCAAGTGAAAAATATCATAGATGCGGGACCTTGGGCAACAGGGCAACCCAAAGATTGGTCTGTGCGAGTCAATCGCTTTTGGATTGACTACACCCCTTCGGGTGGAATTGACCAATTTTACTCAGATATGTCTGTTTTAGACAATCAGGGACAGGAAGTTGACCGCAAGACGATTTTCGTCAACAGTCCTCTGCGTTATCATGGCGTGACTTTCTACCAAACTGATTGGGGAATCTCTGCTGTGCGAGTGCGAGTCAACAAAAGCCCCATTTTTCAGATACCGATGGCGCAACTCAACACCAACGGAAATGGACGCATTTGGGGAACTTGGATTCCTACTAAACCGGATTTGAGTGAGGGTGTCTCTTTACTGGCGAAAGACTTGCAAGGAATGGTGTTAATTTACGATGCCACTGGCAAGTTGGTTAATACCGTTCGCACTGGAATGTCCACCCAAGTCAATGGCGTAACATTGAAAATTCTAGATGTCGTTGGCAGTACTGGGTTACAGATTAAAGCCGACCCAGGAATACCAATTGTCTATACAGGGTTTGCCTTGCTGATGCTTGGTGTTACGATGAGTTACTTCTCTCACTCCCAAATTTGGGCGTTGTGCAAAGATGGGCGCTTGTATGTGGGTGGTAAAACTAATCGCGCACAAGTGGCTTTTGAACAGGAGATGTTGCAGATTTTGGATAGGTTAAGTTTACCCCCAGAGGGTGAGGAGAAAGCGGTTGCTCTAAATCCTCAGATCTCTCATCCAGAAATTTAA
- a CDS encoding cytochrome c biogenesis protein CcdA, which produces MLETLQTRLYELEQFANALVANQLTHLSLLSIGVIFIAGLLTSLTPCMLSMLPITIGYIGGYEAKSRLQAVAQSTWFALGLATTLAGMGIIAAFVGKVYGQVGIGLPIIVSIIAILMGLNLLEALPLQLPSLGGTEWISQELPQGVRAYFMGLSFGLVASPCSTPVLASLLGWVANTQDLILGVVLLLSYTAGYVAPLILAGTFTASIKKLLELRRWSGWINPVSGALLVGFGVLSLMSRIPMGSF; this is translated from the coding sequence ATGCTTGAAACCCTCCAAACCCGACTTTACGAACTAGAACAATTTGCTAACGCCCTTGTCGCCAACCAACTCACGCACCTGAGTTTGCTGAGTATTGGCGTGATTTTTATCGCTGGGTTGCTCACGAGCCTCACACCCTGTATGCTTTCTATGCTGCCGATTACCATTGGCTACATCGGTGGTTATGAGGCAAAAAGCCGTCTGCAAGCTGTGGCTCAGTCAACGTGGTTTGCTTTGGGATTGGCTACTACACTAGCAGGTATGGGAATCATAGCAGCTTTTGTTGGCAAAGTCTACGGTCAGGTGGGAATTGGTTTACCAATTATTGTCAGTATCATTGCCATTCTCATGGGGCTGAATTTACTGGAAGCCTTACCCTTGCAATTGCCATCTCTTGGTGGAACAGAGTGGATTTCTCAAGAGTTACCCCAAGGAGTGCGAGCATATTTCATGGGTTTAAGTTTCGGTTTAGTTGCCTCTCCTTGCAGTACCCCTGTTTTAGCGAGTTTGCTTGGTTGGGTTGCCAATACGCAAGACTTAATTCTAGGCGTTGTTTTGCTGCTTTCCTATACAGCAGGTTATGTCGCCCCATTAATTTTAGCAGGTACGTTTACGGCTTCAATTAAGAAATTGCTAGAGTTGCGCCGCTGGTCTGGTTGGATTAATCCAGTGAGTGGCGCTTTGTTGGTAGGATTTGGTGTGCTTTCTTTAATGTCTAGGATTCCTATGGGAAGTTTTTAG
- a CDS encoding Uma2 family endonuclease has translation MHELQTKIPTDTWVAATWDEYIQIFENPVYEKAKGYYHNGQMRIEIPPVGNDHASDHTIIITGASLFAAIKGIPMNGKDNCTYRKTGFNDAQPDVSYYIGENANAIPWGTSIIQLDIYPPPNLVIEVANSSLADDKGEKRLLYEDLGVAEYWIVDVQNVQVIAFAIENGGSRRITQSQVLPGLTISLLNEAFRRTRQTDQSQVIAWLLSQIQSEK, from the coding sequence ATGCATGAATTACAAACAAAAATACCAACTGATACTTGGGTAGCAGCTACTTGGGATGAATATATCCAAATCTTTGAAAATCCCGTCTATGAAAAAGCTAAGGGCTACTACCACAATGGACAAATGAGGATTGAAATACCACCCGTTGGAAATGACCATGCTAGTGACCACACAATTATTATCACCGGAGCTAGCCTGTTTGCAGCTATCAAAGGTATCCCTATGAATGGGAAGGATAACTGTACTTACCGTAAAACAGGCTTTAACGATGCTCAACCAGATGTGTCTTATTACATTGGTGAAAACGCCAATGCGATTCCTTGGGGAACTTCTATCATTCAACTAGATATCTATCCACCCCCAAACTTAGTCATAGAAGTTGCTAACTCCTCACTTGCTGATGATAAAGGTGAGAAACGACTACTCTATGAAGATTTAGGAGTTGCTGAATATTGGATTGTAGATGTCCAAAATGTCCAAGTTATCGCTTTTGCTATAGAAAATGGTGGGAGTAGACGGATAACTCAATCTCAAGTTTTACCTGGATTAACTATTTCTTTATTAAACGAAGCTTTTCGGCGGACTCGTCAAACAGACCAAAGTCAAGTTATTGCTTGGTTATTATCGCAAATTCAGTCAGAAAAATAG
- a CDS encoding sulfate/molybdate ABC transporter ATP-binding protein, producing the protein MGIVVENVSKQFGSFKAVDEVSLEVESGSLVALLGPSGSGKSTLLRLIAGLEVPDTGRILLTGKDATYQSVQERNIGFVFQHYALFKHLSVRQNIAFGLEIRKTPKTKIKQRVEELLDLVQLRGLGNRYPSQLSGGQRQRVALARSLAVEPEVLLLDEPFGALDAKVRKDLRAWLRRLHDEVHVTTVFVTHDQEEAMEVSDQVVVMNKGRVEQIGTPAEIYDHPATAFVMSFIGPVNVLPSTAQIFQSNGFDSAHPEIFLRPQDVIVETTANGTTVPARVSRLIHLGWEVQAELTLDDGQVVTAHLTRERFDELKLEPQQKVYVKPKDAKSFPLYYSI; encoded by the coding sequence GTGGGCATAGTAGTTGAGAACGTATCCAAACAATTTGGCAGTTTTAAAGCGGTTGATGAGGTCAGTCTAGAAGTTGAAAGTGGCTCACTGGTGGCACTGCTAGGACCGTCAGGTTCAGGAAAATCTACACTGCTGCGGCTGATTGCAGGTTTGGAAGTACCGGATACTGGGAGAATTTTGCTGACTGGCAAAGATGCCACATATCAAAGTGTGCAAGAGCGGAACATTGGCTTTGTGTTCCAGCACTATGCTCTATTTAAACACTTGAGTGTTAGGCAAAACATAGCCTTTGGCTTAGAGATTCGCAAAACACCAAAAACAAAAATCAAACAGCGAGTTGAAGAGTTGCTGGATTTAGTGCAACTGCGTGGACTAGGTAATCGCTACCCGTCGCAGCTTTCCGGCGGTCAACGCCAACGGGTAGCCTTAGCAAGGTCATTGGCAGTAGAACCCGAAGTATTACTCTTAGATGAACCCTTTGGCGCACTGGATGCAAAAGTCCGTAAAGACTTACGGGCATGGTTACGACGCCTCCATGATGAAGTTCATGTTACCACAGTTTTCGTCACCCACGACCAAGAAGAAGCGATGGAAGTCTCAGATCAAGTTGTGGTGATGAATAAAGGACGAGTGGAACAGATAGGCACGCCTGCGGAAATTTACGATCATCCAGCAACAGCATTTGTGATGAGTTTTATTGGACCTGTCAACGTGCTCCCCAGCACAGCGCAGATTTTCCAGAGTAACGGGTTCGATTCTGCACATCCAGAGATATTTTTGCGTCCGCAAGATGTGATTGTGGAAACAACCGCCAACGGTACTACGGTACCAGCTAGGGTCAGTCGGTTAATACATTTGGGCTGGGAAGTTCAGGCGGAGTTAACTTTAGATGATGGACAAGTAGTGACAGCACATTTGACGCGGGAACGCTTTGACGAGTTAAAGTTGGAACCGCAACAAAAGGTTTATGTTAAGCCCAAGGATGCGAAGTCTTTCCCACTGTATTATTCGATTTAG
- a CDS encoding GAF domain-containing protein produces the protein MMLFWGDNSGLPRSYRGWDVIVDWEQNRSKTKVAASLKKLLTWLQEYMSVDTVTLLLPIAERENLAVYATLGLEEEIVQQIRIPIGQGVAGRIAATRKPMIVNNLAQVEVFSPILRHKGLQSLVGIPLILNQEVVGVLHVGTFQSHQFTDTDVQQLQLVAHRLKAEMGDVGLFKFEKVRQNQKCWFDLLDFNKRTFCVNTLKFA, from the coding sequence ATGATGCTGTTTTGGGGAGATAACTCTGGTTTACCAAGATCCTATAGGGGCTGGGATGTGATTGTAGATTGGGAGCAGAATCGGTCGAAAACAAAGGTAGCCGCCTCGTTGAAAAAGCTGCTTACGTGGCTGCAAGAGTATATGTCTGTAGATACCGTTACGTTGCTGCTGCCGATTGCTGAACGGGAGAATTTGGCTGTGTACGCCACCCTCGGACTTGAGGAGGAAATTGTACAACAGATCCGTATCCCCATTGGACAGGGTGTTGCTGGTCGCATTGCCGCAACTAGAAAGCCAATGATAGTCAATAACCTGGCGCAGGTAGAGGTTTTTAGCCCTATCCTACGCCACAAGGGTCTGCAATCGCTCGTCGGCATCCCCCTGATCTTGAATCAGGAAGTGGTCGGAGTTCTGCACGTCGGCACATTCCAATCCCACCAATTCACGGATACCGATGTGCAGCAACTGCAACTAGTTGCCCACCGCCTTAAGGCAGAGATGGGGGATGTAGGACTTTTCAAATTCGAGAAAGTTCGCCAAAATCAGAAATGTTGGTTTGATCTCCTTGACTTCAACAAACGCACCTTTTGTGTCAATACCCTCAAATTTGCATAA